A portion of the Calothrix sp. 336/3 genome contains these proteins:
- a CDS encoding PIN domain-containing protein translates to MNISDGLAGVSRLFLDTAPVIYFVERNPHFVNLVDPIFERLDTNITPVVSPITLAECLIHPLRLGLADLEQAFVNILQQEEVIFMDVNSSVAREAARIRVRYNLQLPDALQIASALIAKCQAFLTNDEAFKRVTELRVLVVSELEV, encoded by the coding sequence TTATTTCTCGACACAGCACCCGTAATTTATTTTGTAGAGCGCAATCCACATTTTGTTAATTTAGTCGATCCAATTTTTGAACGGTTAGATACTAATATTACACCTGTAGTATCTCCGATTACTTTGGCAGAGTGTTTGATACATCCGTTACGTTTAGGATTAGCGGATTTAGAACAGGCTTTTGTTAATATTTTGCAGCAAGAAGAAGTGATATTTATGGATGTGAATTCATCCGTAGCACGAGAAGCTGCGAGAATTAGAGTGCGTTACAATCTCCAACTACCCGATGCATTACAGATTGCATCAGCTTTAATAGCTAAGTGTCAAGCTTTTTTGACTAATGATGAGGCTTTTAAGCGGGTGACGGAATTGAGAGTTTTAGTAGTGAGTGAGTTGGAAGTTTAG